The proteins below are encoded in one region of Calliopsis andreniformis isolate RMS-2024a unplaced genomic scaffold, iyCalAndr_principal scaffold0048, whole genome shotgun sequence:
- the LOC143187552 gene encoding uncharacterized protein LOC143187552 yields the protein MALACLYRVSELFGKIPFRASERTIFRKTGKIAIKPCCIGAPNEWDRDTTIVSGSLLPSLGNLKYWRGLTNLVSVRKGQFNTRHRHNNAYISEKKTHSIWEKDTVSSSSPHRSSGEGRKEEAITHPADHLALPPCGCVYQPPSHTPSPSRDDEERIERCNSSARQRDRIQIRERFLTRTRFRGPRSQNSKLRCVLGIDVGLGFLKNKINCAKCCLKKKEKKGLG from the exons ATGGCCTTGGCTTGCTTGTACCGTGTATCGGAGCTATT TGGGAAGATCCCCTTTAGAGCGAGTGAGAGAACGATATTTCGAAAAACGGGAAAAATCGCGATAAAACCGT GCTGCATAGGAGCGCCTAATGAGTGGGATAGAGACACCACTATAGTGAGTGGCTCTCTATTACCCTCTTTA GGCAACCTCAAATATTGGAGAGGACTCACAA ACTTAGTAAGTGTTAGAAAAGGACAGTTCAATACAAGGCATAGGCATAATAACGCGT ACATAAGTGAGAAAAAGACGCATAGTATA TGGGAAAAGGACACCGTGAGCTCCAGTAGTCCGCATCGCAGTAGCGGAGAAGGGAGGAAGGAAGAGGCGATCACGCATCCAGCCGACCACCTGGCTTTGCCGCCGTGTGGGTGCGTCTACCAGCCACCCAGCCACACTCCCTCCCCGTCGCGCGACGACGAGGAGCGGATCGAGAGGTGTAACTCTAGCGCGAGACAACGAGACA GAATCCAAATCCGTGAACGATTTTTGACTCGGACCCGATTTCGGGGACCTAGGTCCCAAAACTCGAAATTAAGGTGTGTGCTGGGGATAGACGTTGGATTAGGGTTTCTTAAGAACAAAATAAACTGTGCGAAGtgttgtttaaaaaaaaaagaaaaaaaaggtcTGGGTTGA